In a single window of the Flavobacterium sp. W4I14 genome:
- a CDS encoding hypothetical protein (product_source=Hypo-rule applied), whose product MKNKVNMDNFNYGVVELSEVEKLEIIGGDKFLNDIGWFFGKIANAFVNQHPDSGCAYCLDSVTLILIYLLPEKFPWQYFIH is encoded by the coding sequence ATGAAAAATAAAGTAAATATGGACAATTTCAATTATGGTGTAGTTGAGTTATCGGAAGTAGAAAAATTAGAGATTATTGGGGGAGACAAATTCTTAAATGATATAGGGTGGTTTTTCGGAAAAATTGCCAATGCTTTTGTAAATCAGCATCCTGATTCGGGTTGCGCATACTGCCTGGACAGCGTTACATTAATTTTAATATATTTATTGCCAGAGAAATTTCCCTGGCAATACTTTATTCATTAA
- a CDS encoding hypothetical protein (product_source=Hypo-rule applied; transmembrane_helix_parts=Inside_1_19,TMhelix_20_36,Outside_37_37) has translation MEDIKSLTKKITMLKRINKILLLYVALSIFIMIYNFI, from the coding sequence ATGGAAGATATTAAATCACTTACAAAAAAAATCACCATGTTAAAACGTATTAATAAAATTCTTTTATTATATGTGGCTTTATCCATATTTATTATGATATATAATTTTATCTAG
- a CDS encoding membrane protease YdiL (CAAX protease family) (product_source=COG1266; cog=COG1266; ko=KO:K07052; pfam=PF02517; transmembrane_helix_parts=Outside_1_14,TMhelix_15_37,Inside_38_53,TMhelix_54_71,Outside_72_90,TMhelix_91_113,Inside_114_119,TMhelix_120_142,Outside_143_151,TMhelix_152_174,Inside_175_180,TMhelix_181_203,Outside_204_253,TMhelix_254_276,Inside_277_296): MSKSFEEKDGHWVRILFLVFPYIFVVGGFQYIGGILLNVNTSNIGSLYSTKNELYIIFLGALGIFFLIWFFRKFIDKKPIMDLGLAPLKLTDIYSGLFLGFIVMSIGFFILRALNEIHVLGSNLIISEFLLSMLLYFLVALSEEILIRGYVLTNLMGSVNKYVALSISSLIFSLMHIGNYGYSWFSAFELFIGGLMLGLPYIYTRNLWFPISLHFSWNFFQGTIYGFDVSGSKGYSLIKQTHINNNIWNGGDFGFEGSILSIILQMICIVVLYFIFRNKMPFNNNLLISNHTKYQQ; the protein is encoded by the coding sequence GTGAGTAAGAGTTTTGAAGAAAAAGATGGGCATTGGGTCAGAATTTTGTTCCTTGTATTTCCATATATATTTGTTGTAGGTGGATTTCAATATATAGGTGGGATACTCCTTAATGTAAATACTTCTAATATAGGCTCATTATACTCAACTAAAAATGAATTGTACATAATCTTTTTAGGGGCTTTGGGTATCTTTTTTTTAATATGGTTTTTTAGGAAATTTATTGATAAAAAACCAATAATGGATTTGGGTTTAGCGCCATTAAAATTAACTGATATTTATAGTGGCCTATTTCTTGGATTTATTGTTATGTCGATAGGGTTCTTTATCTTACGGGCTCTTAATGAAATACATGTATTAGGTAGTAACTTAATTATATCTGAATTTTTATTGAGTATGCTCTTATATTTTCTAGTTGCATTATCTGAAGAAATTTTAATTCGGGGATACGTTCTTACTAATTTAATGGGATCGGTAAATAAATATGTTGCGCTATCCATTTCCTCACTAATATTTAGTTTAATGCATATTGGAAATTATGGATATTCCTGGTTTAGCGCATTTGAATTATTTATTGGAGGTTTAATGTTAGGACTTCCGTATATATATACCCGAAATTTGTGGTTTCCAATTTCATTACATTTTAGCTGGAATTTCTTTCAGGGAACTATTTATGGTTTTGATGTTAGCGGTTCAAAAGGTTATAGTTTAATTAAACAAACCCATATTAATAATAACATATGGAATGGCGGTGATTTTGGCTTTGAAGGTTCGATACTATCCATCATTTTGCAAATGATTTGTATTGTAGTTTTATATTTCATTTTTAGGAATAAGATGCCATTTAATAATAATTTATTAATTTCAAATCATACTAAATACCAACAATAA
- a CDS encoding hypothetical protein (product_source=Hypo-rule applied; cath_funfam=2.30.30.100; transmembrane_helix_parts=Inside_1_11,TMhelix_12_34,Outside_35_49): protein MEKTVINKNQKLENILFIAILVCIYLFDQRTYFINGAIQGIKDFGIFLP, encoded by the coding sequence ATGGAAAAAACAGTCATTAATAAAAATCAAAAACTGGAAAATATCTTATTTATTGCCATTCTGGTATGTATTTATCTTTTTGATCAGAGAACATATTTTATAAACGGAGCAATACAGGGCATTAAAGATTTCGGTATTTTCCTGCCTTAA
- a CDS encoding hypothetical protein (product_source=Hypo-rule applied; transmembrane_helix_parts=Inside_1_4,TMhelix_5_27,Outside_28_36) yields MKNNLLLFIFLAFALIGMIYLGGYFIGKVAYYATHL; encoded by the coding sequence ATGAAAAACAACCTCCTGCTATTTATCTTTCTTGCTTTTGCCCTAATTGGAATGATTTATTTAGGTGGTTATTTTATTGGTAAGGTAGCGTATTATGCTACCCACCTATAA
- a CDS encoding multidrug resistance efflux pump (product_source=COG1566; cath_funfam=1.10.287.470,2.40.50.100; cog=COG1566; ko=KO:K20345; pfam=PF13437,PF13533; superfamily=111369; transmembrane_helix_parts=Inside_1_27,TMhelix_28_50,Outside_51_388), whose translation MIMPLIEDSNFEDNSIIFLHHTKVRTQIIYSATILFVLVAFAALPFIYTTVSVKGNGSLQSNIERTELLAPVAGKITLINLTDNKKIKKGQLLLNIDPTIPETQNVILNNRSGELKNLLNDALLVLKLVDLSNAGQPALQTGLYAASWQQYSEQIQNALNAREQAYKIYKRYEILYSKKVVTEAEYEQYKFNYDQALSDFNLVAKKYKTQWQTESNQYRKELKDLDGQKIQLTEQEKLYHLNAGVSGTVQNLSGLQLGSFITANQKIGEISPDSALLAICYIKPADIGLIKTGQTVRFQIDAFNYNQWGLLAGVVADISDDIILINQSPYFKVKCKLDKDYLKLKNGYKGQVKKGMTFNAHFTIAERNLYQLLYDKVDDWLNPNGVKS comes from the coding sequence ATGATTATGCCTTTAATAGAAGACAGCAATTTCGAAGATAACTCCATTATTTTTTTACATCATACCAAGGTACGTACACAAATTATTTATTCTGCCACAATATTATTCGTTCTTGTTGCTTTTGCCGCCTTACCTTTTATTTACACAACAGTAAGCGTTAAGGGCAATGGTTCTTTGCAGAGTAATATCGAAAGAACAGAACTGCTGGCACCTGTGGCTGGGAAAATTACCCTGATTAATTTAACCGATAACAAAAAAATAAAAAAAGGACAACTCCTTTTAAATATAGACCCTACTATACCTGAAACACAAAATGTGATTTTGAATAATCGTTCTGGTGAATTAAAAAATTTATTAAATGATGCGCTCCTCGTTTTAAAACTGGTCGACTTAAGCAATGCAGGGCAACCTGCATTGCAAACCGGCCTGTATGCGGCAAGTTGGCAACAATACTCGGAACAGATTCAAAATGCACTAAATGCACGCGAACAGGCCTACAAAATTTATAAAAGGTATGAAATATTATATAGCAAGAAGGTTGTTACCGAAGCAGAGTATGAGCAATATAAGTTTAATTACGATCAGGCACTTTCTGATTTTAACCTCGTAGCTAAAAAATACAAAACGCAATGGCAAACAGAATCTAATCAATATAGAAAAGAACTAAAAGATCTTGATGGCCAGAAAATCCAGCTAACCGAGCAAGAGAAATTATACCATTTAAACGCAGGAGTATCCGGAACGGTACAAAACCTATCAGGTTTACAATTGGGTTCGTTCATTACTGCCAATCAGAAAATTGGAGAGATATCGCCTGATAGTGCTTTGCTGGCCATCTGTTATATTAAACCTGCTGATATCGGTTTAATTAAAACTGGCCAAACCGTCAGGTTTCAGATCGATGCTTTTAACTATAACCAATGGGGCTTGCTTGCTGGTGTAGTAGCCGACATTTCTGACGATATTATATTGATTAACCAAAGCCCTTATTTTAAAGTGAAGTGTAAATTAGACAAGGACTATCTAAAATTAAAAAACGGTTATAAAGGACAGGTGAAAAAGGGGATGACCTTTAACGCACACTTTACTATTGCAGAACGAAACTTGTATCAATTGCTTTATGATAAAGTTGACGATTGGTTAAATCCAAATGGAGTTAAAAGCTAA
- a CDS encoding ABC-type bacteriocin transporter (product_source=TIGR01193; cath_funfam=1.20.1560.10,3.40.50.300,3.90.70.10; cog=COG2274; ko=KO:K20344; pfam=PF00005,PF00664,PF03412; smart=SM00382; superfamily=52540,90123; tigrfam=TIGR01193; transmembrane_helix_parts=Inside_1_159,TMhelix_160_182,Outside_183_196,TMhelix_197_216,Inside_217_274,TMhelix_275_297,Outside_298_300,TMhelix_301_318,Inside_319_389,TMhelix_390_408,Outside_409_417,TMhelix_418_437,Inside_438_733) has translation MSTLIKQRDITDCGAACLASIAAFYKLKMPVARIRQLASTDQKGTNVLGLIEAANKLGFEAKGVKGSLDSLSKIPLPAIAHVVVKKQLQHYVVIYKVTDKYIEVMDPGDGKKHRKTIDEFTSEWTGVLVLLLPDEGFKQGNDKVDTKSRFWNLIKPHKSIVMQALFGALIYTILGLSTSIFVQKITDHVLVEGNRNLLNLMSLMMVAILALQLFIGTAKTIFTIRTGQQIDARLILGYYKHLLKLPQQFFDTMRVGEIISRVNDAVKIRAFINDVSINLVVNGFIVVFSFVLMFSYYWKLALMMLAVIPLYLLIYFISNKLNKKMQRKLMEESAELESQLVEGLNNVATIKRFGLERFTNEKTETHFIGLLRTIYKSGLNSVFSGTSTEVIARMLTIILLWAGAGYVLDGEITPGELFSFYTLIGYFTGPATSLIGANKSIQDAMIASDRLFEIMDLEIEQNSSSIFLKKELMGDIRFEHVAFRYGSRVNVFEDLNLKIKAGSFTAIVGESGSGKSTLMSLLQNIYPIQSGNIFIGNHALKYLNNASLRNLLSVVPQKIDLFAGNVIENIAIGDYEPNMQQIISICTQLGIIDFIEALPEGFQTYLGENGASLSGGQKQRIAIARALYRNPEILILDEATSSLDSASEQYVQRTIDLLRMQKKTIIIIAHRLPTIRKADQIIVLDKGKVVEEGSHTEMMMANGHYANLWKQQFGDDDLTGLITPTLEFVRDRI, from the coding sequence ATGTCTACACTAATAAAACAACGCGATATTACCGATTGTGGCGCTGCTTGTTTGGCATCTATAGCTGCTTTTTATAAATTAAAAATGCCTGTTGCGCGCATCCGCCAATTGGCCAGTACCGATCAAAAAGGAACCAATGTTTTAGGTTTGATAGAAGCGGCAAATAAACTGGGTTTTGAAGCAAAGGGCGTAAAGGGCAGTTTAGATAGTCTTTCTAAAATTCCATTGCCAGCCATTGCGCATGTGGTGGTAAAGAAGCAATTGCAACATTATGTGGTTATTTATAAAGTAACCGATAAATATATCGAAGTAATGGACCCGGGTGATGGGAAAAAACACCGTAAAACCATTGATGAATTTACAAGTGAATGGACAGGCGTACTGGTTCTGTTATTACCTGATGAGGGTTTTAAACAAGGCAATGATAAGGTTGATACCAAAAGCCGGTTTTGGAACCTGATTAAACCGCATAAAAGTATTGTAATGCAGGCACTTTTTGGTGCTTTGATTTATACCATACTTGGACTATCTACCTCAATTTTTGTTCAAAAAATAACTGACCATGTCCTGGTAGAAGGTAATCGGAACCTGCTTAATTTAATGAGCTTAATGATGGTGGCTATTTTAGCGTTGCAATTATTTATTGGAACGGCTAAAACTATTTTTACCATCCGCACGGGGCAGCAGATAGATGCCCGGTTGATATTGGGCTACTACAAACACCTCTTAAAACTGCCTCAGCAGTTTTTCGATACCATGCGGGTGGGTGAAATTATCTCAAGGGTAAACGATGCTGTTAAAATAAGGGCTTTTATAAACGATGTTTCCATTAACCTGGTTGTAAACGGCTTTATTGTTGTATTCTCTTTTGTTTTAATGTTTAGCTACTATTGGAAACTGGCCTTAATGATGTTGGCTGTTATTCCATTGTATTTACTGATTTATTTCATCAGCAATAAACTGAACAAGAAAATGCAGCGCAAGTTGATGGAGGAGTCGGCCGAGTTGGAATCTCAATTGGTTGAGGGTTTAAATAATGTAGCCACAATTAAAAGATTTGGTCTTGAAAGGTTTACAAACGAGAAAACAGAAACTCATTTTATTGGCCTGCTCAGAACAATTTATAAATCAGGATTAAATTCAGTTTTTTCCGGAACATCTACCGAGGTTATTGCCCGTATGCTTACTATTATTTTACTTTGGGCGGGTGCAGGTTATGTTTTAGATGGCGAAATTACCCCAGGAGAATTATTTTCTTTCTATACGCTTATTGGTTACTTTACTGGTCCGGCTACTTCCTTAATTGGGGCAAACAAATCTATACAGGATGCGATGATCGCCTCCGATCGTTTGTTCGAAATTATGGACCTGGAGATTGAACAAAATTCGTCAAGTATTTTCCTTAAGAAAGAATTGATGGGCGATATCAGGTTTGAGCATGTAGCTTTTAGATATGGTAGTCGTGTAAATGTGTTTGAAGATTTAAACCTAAAAATTAAGGCTGGAAGTTTTACTGCAATTGTAGGAGAGAGCGGATCTGGGAAGTCTACCTTAATGTCATTACTTCAAAATATTTATCCCATACAATCGGGCAATATTTTTATCGGTAACCATGCGCTTAAGTATTTGAATAATGCCTCTTTAAGAAATTTACTAAGCGTTGTGCCTCAAAAAATTGACCTTTTTGCAGGAAATGTAATCGAAAATATTGCCATTGGCGATTATGAGCCAAATATGCAACAGATTATTAGTATTTGTACACAACTGGGGATTATTGATTTTATTGAAGCTTTGCCAGAAGGCTTTCAGACTTATTTAGGTGAAAACGGAGCCTCTTTATCAGGCGGACAAAAACAAAGGATTGCAATAGCAAGGGCACTGTACCGTAATCCTGAAATTTTAATTCTGGACGAGGCCACTTCCTCTTTAGATTCGGCTTCGGAGCAGTATGTGCAGCGAACAATAGATTTGTTGAGAATGCAAAAGAAAACAATCATCATCATTGCGCATCGGTTACCTACTATTAGAAAAGCTGATCAGATTATTGTATTGGATAAGGGAAAGGTTGTAGAAGAGGGAAGCCATACTGAAATGATGATGGCAAATGGCCACTACGCCAATTTATGGAAACAGCAATTTGGTGATGATGACCTAACAGGTTTGATAACACCCACATTAGAATTTGTAAGAGATCGCATTTAA
- a CDS encoding putative DNA-binding transcriptional regulator YafY (product_source=COG2378; cath_funfam=1.10.10.10; cog=COG2378; superfamily=46785), with protein sequence MKLLEYIDRIKIIHKLIKESRTGAPENLARRLSISTSRLYVVLDELKEMGAPIGYSRQLQTYYYTQAFEVNIRADFTVLKHQELMNINAGFFYQQSYPLLFL encoded by the coding sequence ATGAAACTATTAGAATACATCGATCGCATTAAGATTATCCATAAGCTGATAAAAGAAAGCCGTACAGGTGCACCGGAAAATTTAGCAAGAAGGTTGTCAATTTCAACTTCGAGATTATACGTGGTATTAGATGAGTTGAAAGAAATGGGGGCTCCAATAGGGTACTCGCGACAGTTACAAACATATTATTATACCCAGGCATTTGAAGTAAATATTAGAGCCGATTTTACGGTTTTAAAGCATCAGGAGTTAATGAATATAAATGCTGGTTTTTTTTATCAGCAAAGTTATCCACTCCTTTTTTTGTAG
- a CDS encoding hypothetical protein (product_source=Hypo-rule applied; superfamily=51989), with protein MKNLKLESFGVLEMDAKEMLIIDGGGKGWGGWFAVIDFIVENGEDIYNGFSDGWNGKPKRQ; from the coding sequence GTGAAAAATTTAAAATTGGAAAGTTTTGGCGTTCTAGAAATGGATGCTAAAGAAATGTTGATAATTGACGGTGGGGGTAAAGGATGGGGAGGCTGGTTTGCAGTTATCGATTTTATTGTTGAGAATGGTGAAGATATCTATAATGGTTTCAGTGATGGATGGAATGGTAAACCTAAAAGACAGTAA
- a CDS encoding hypothetical protein (product_source=Hypo-rule applied) translates to MKNLKIENLEGLIELEEVELVELEGGKWYDVAYAVGKWLREHRSYEFETLT, encoded by the coding sequence ATGAAGAATTTAAAGATCGAAAATTTAGAAGGACTAATTGAATTAGAAGAAGTGGAACTGGTTGAATTAGAGGGTGGTAAATGGTATGATGTGGCGTATGCTGTAGGGAAATGGTTAAGAGAACATAGAAGTTATGAATTTGAAACACTAACCTAA
- a CDS encoding membrane-associated HD superfamily phosphohydrolase (product_source=COG1480; cog=COG1480; ko=KO:K07052; pfam=PF02517; superfamily=81442; transmembrane_helix_parts=Inside_1_11,TMhelix_12_36,Outside_37_50,TMhelix_51_73,Inside_74_92,TMhelix_93_115,Outside_116_129,TMhelix_130_149,Inside_150_150), translating to MFFKKKIKFNAVFLSCLLLKIFLSYLFTYISVFFLIDDKTINPFQNDDKKFIFLTVVFIAPFLETLVFQYIPYHVLKLVKVRNYWLRLFIPTLIFALCHYYSIMYIFVMFFMGIILNYFYLYCVANRKNAFIWVASLHAVYNLCQFLFMQ from the coding sequence ATGTTTTTTAAGAAAAAAATAAAGTTTAACGCTGTATTTTTATCATGTCTGCTTTTGAAAATATTTTTAAGTTATTTATTTACTTATATTTCTGTATTTTTTTTAATTGATGATAAAACAATTAACCCATTCCAAAACGACGATAAAAAATTTATTTTTCTAACTGTGGTATTCATAGCACCTTTTTTAGAAACACTTGTTTTTCAGTATATACCATATCATGTGCTCAAACTAGTTAAAGTTCGTAATTATTGGCTTAGATTATTTATACCAACACTCATTTTTGCGTTATGTCACTATTATAGCATAATGTATATTTTTGTGATGTTTTTTATGGGGATTATTTTAAATTATTTTTATTTGTATTGCGTAGCAAATAGAAAAAATGCTTTCATATGGGTGGCCTCACTTCACGCTGTTTATAATCTTTGCCAGTTTCTCTTTATGCAATAA
- a CDS encoding phosphopantetheinyl transferase (holo-ACP synthase) (product_source=COG0736; cath_funfam=3.90.470.20; cog=COG0736; pfam=PF01648; superfamily=56214), with the protein MLGNDIVDLDLAKIQSNWRRKNYLDKIFTAEEQVLISSAKRPDEMVWLLWSMKESAYKIYNRKTGIRNFAPKSLNCTIYSNTDQIKGTVSIDNDTYFTKSNIQLQYIHTIAAPVCSKLEEVKVTIYESPNHPGDYKRTKPGCVSHHGQYLALVYYN; encoded by the coding sequence ATGCTGGGTAATGATATTGTTGATCTTGATCTGGCTAAAATCCAGAGTAACTGGAGGCGCAAAAATTACCTCGATAAAATTTTCACCGCCGAAGAACAGGTACTGATTTCATCAGCAAAAAGACCTGATGAAATGGTATGGCTGTTATGGAGTATGAAAGAATCGGCTTATAAAATTTATAACCGTAAAACCGGAATCCGGAATTTCGCCCCTAAAAGTTTAAATTGTACCATTTATTCAAACACCGATCAGATAAAAGGCACAGTAAGTATAGATAACGATACTTATTTCACTAAGAGCAATATACAGCTACAATATATTCATACCATTGCTGCCCCTGTTTGTAGTAAGCTAGAAGAAGTTAAAGTAACCATTTACGAATCACCAAATCATCCAGGTGATTATAAACGCACTAAACCAGGTTGTGTGAGTCACCATGGGCAGTATTTGGCTTTGGTGTATTATAACTAA
- a CDS encoding acyl carrier protein (product_source=KO:K02078; cath_funfam=1.10.1200.10; cog=COG0236; ko=KO:K02078; pfam=PF00550; superfamily=47336; tigrfam=TIGR00517), producing MNKEEIIEALKKIVEPYSDEVSALANIDENTDFINDLKINSANLVDIVLDIEEKFNIEIDNDSMAKMLTVEATTEIIAQKLEAHAG from the coding sequence ATGAATAAAGAAGAGATCATCGAAGCCTTAAAAAAAATTGTTGAACCTTACAGCGATGAGGTATCAGCCCTGGCAAATATTGACGAAAACACCGATTTTATAAACGATTTAAAAATAAATTCGGCCAACCTGGTTGATATTGTCTTAGATATCGAAGAGAAATTCAACATCGAAATAGACAACGATTCGATGGCAAAAATGCTTACAGTAGAAGCCACCACCGAAATTATTGCTCAAAAACTGGAAGCACATGCTGGGTAA
- a CDS encoding 3-oxoacyl-(acyl-carrier-protein) synthase (product_source=COG0304; cath_funfam=3.40.47.10; cog=COG0304; pfam=PF00109,PF02801; superfamily=53901) — MDNRVVITGLGVCAPNGTTIDEFSGAIKKGLSGIRHQPDLEALNFSCQIAGKPLISEERISQYFTPLELRNLNSTGIIYGVIAGLDAWKDAGLTIENNEEPDWDSGTIFGAGTSGIDKFRWAINKIDALEIKKLGSSVVIQTMASGVSAFISGKLGLGNQVSTNSSACATGAESILLAYERIKTGQATRMLAGSTSDSGPYIWGGFDAMKVCTFKHNHEPEKGSRPMSTTASGFVPGSGAGALVLESLESAVARKAKIYGEVLGGHINSGGQRGLGTMTAPNPTAVQRCIQTALKNADIEAQEIDVINGHLTATTKDALEIENWKAALQLPADDFPYINSVKGMIGHCIAASGSIECVASMLELSEGFIFPNINCEDLSPEITALIDAKYIPQTLIHKPFNILAKASFGFGDINACIIFKKYTHE, encoded by the coding sequence ATGGATAACAGAGTTGTAATTACCGGTTTAGGCGTGTGCGCACCCAATGGCACTACCATTGATGAGTTTTCGGGTGCCATAAAAAAAGGACTTTCAGGCATCCGCCATCAGCCCGATCTGGAAGCGTTAAACTTCTCTTGTCAGATAGCAGGCAAACCGCTAATTAGCGAAGAGCGGATCAGCCAATATTTTACACCGCTTGAGTTACGAAACTTAAACAGTACAGGAATTATATATGGTGTTATTGCTGGTTTGGATGCATGGAAAGATGCAGGCTTAACCATCGAAAATAATGAAGAACCCGACTGGGACAGCGGTACCATTTTCGGAGCGGGCACTTCTGGTATAGATAAATTTAGATGGGCAATTAATAAAATAGATGCGCTTGAAATCAAAAAACTGGGAAGTTCTGTAGTAATACAAACCATGGCCAGCGGTGTAAGTGCATTCATCAGTGGCAAGCTCGGCCTAGGCAATCAGGTAAGCACCAATTCTTCTGCCTGCGCAACGGGAGCAGAAAGCATATTGCTGGCTTACGAAAGGATTAAAACAGGGCAAGCTACAAGAATGCTAGCAGGAAGTACAAGTGATAGCGGCCCTTACATTTGGGGTGGTTTTGATGCCATGAAGGTTTGCACTTTTAAACATAACCATGAACCCGAAAAAGGTAGCCGCCCAATGAGTACAACCGCAAGTGGCTTTGTACCTGGAAGCGGGGCGGGTGCTTTGGTATTAGAATCGCTCGAAAGCGCTGTGGCAAGGAAAGCCAAAATATATGGCGAAGTGCTCGGAGGCCATATCAATTCTGGCGGCCAGCGGGGCTTAGGTACTATGACTGCGCCAAATCCTACTGCTGTACAGCGATGTATCCAAACAGCATTAAAAAATGCGGATATTGAAGCTCAGGAAATCGATGTGATTAATGGCCATCTTACTGCAACAACAAAAGATGCCCTGGAAATTGAAAACTGGAAAGCAGCACTACAATTACCTGCCGATGATTTTCCGTATATCAATTCTGTAAAAGGTATGATTGGCCATTGCATTGCAGCATCGGGGAGCATAGAATGTGTAGCCTCAATGCTTGAACTTTCAGAAGGATTTATTTTTCCCAACATCAATTGTGAAGACTTAAGCCCAGAAATTACCGCTTTAATTGATGCAAAATACATTCCGCAAACCTTAATTCATAAACCATTTAATATCTTAGCTAAAGCCAGTTTTGGTTTTGGTGATATTAACGCCTGCATTATTTTTAAAAAATATACCCATGAATAA
- a CDS encoding 3-hydroxyacyl-[acyl-carrier-protein] dehydratase (product_source=KO:K02372; cath_funfam=3.10.129.10; cog=COG0764; ko=KO:K02372; pfam=PF07977; superfamily=54637) — protein MKKEILAKLPYGKSFLFVDELLHVDENGVTGTYTYPENLPFYEGHFKDRPVTPAVILTETMAQIGLVCLGIYLLNDIDQNISIAMTSNAIDFLKPVYPGEQVTVTSEKVYFRFNKLSCKVKMENAAGEMICKGSISGMLISKGNG, from the coding sequence ATGAAAAAAGAGATCTTAGCTAAACTCCCTTACGGCAAATCTTTTCTATTTGTTGATGAGTTGCTGCATGTAGACGAAAACGGCGTGACCGGAACATATACCTATCCTGAAAACCTTCCATTTTACGAGGGTCATTTTAAAGACCGTCCGGTAACGCCCGCAGTGATCCTCACCGAAACCATGGCACAGATTGGATTGGTCTGTTTAGGTATTTACCTGTTAAATGATATTGATCAAAATATATCCATCGCCATGACGTCAAACGCTATTGACTTTTTAAAACCTGTTTACCCTGGTGAGCAGGTTACAGTAACGAGTGAGAAAGTTTATTTTAGGTTTAATAAACTGAGTTGCAAAGTAAAAATGGAAAATGCAGCAGGCGAAATGATTTGCAAAGGCAGCATTTCGGGCATGTTAATTTCAAAAGGAAATGGATAA